The Peribacillus sp. FSL P2-0133 genome has a segment encoding these proteins:
- a CDS encoding methylmalonyl-CoA mutase family protein, translating into MRRQKIRKRLQMELKDVKNITFPKPSFEEWKEAAEASLKGKSVEKLKTNTYEGITLYPLYTEKADSTEKVAELPGFFPFTRGTSPTGYHEKPWLVVQPVSGITAEEANEKMKASFKRGQNVVAYPARLLAEGARAEKLFKDIPLKEIPVFIDLKGKQKGLFPQFKAVAEAQNTQLTGVIAEDPIAEWLICGQLPEDTDNYFADWLKTIQDYQNVGRDLKTVLINTAVYHNGGANAVQEIAYGLSAAVQYLLEGQKQGLSIASVSEKIVFSFALDSNYFMSIAKLRAARRLWAGLAEAFDTASDHFKMAIHAVTSELTETLYDQHVNILRTTNQAFAAAIGGIQYLQIHPFTHATGETDDFSERIARNTHLILKEETNITTVADPAGGSWYVEQLTDELAEKVWAKFLEIDAVGGILELIKQGTLQKEIAEVYQGKVQNAAFRKESIIGTNVYPNPADKIKTPTRNIHVSYMKVEKPVGITPLDLDRVSIQFEQIRLRSEKYKELCGTAPTIGLINLKNLKSYKPRADFVKSLAAAGGIETIGSKGCQTVEEAVDYVAATKLPIYCVCGSDADYSELAPLTIKEIKKQFPEITIYSAGKQQEELEITLSEAGVKDFIHVKTNAIAILSELLQKLGVN; encoded by the coding sequence ATGAGGCGGCAGAAGATAAGAAAGCGATTACAGATGGAACTGAAAGATGTAAAAAACATAACCTTTCCAAAGCCTTCTTTTGAAGAGTGGAAAGAAGCTGCGGAAGCAAGTTTAAAAGGGAAAAGTGTAGAAAAATTAAAAACGAATACATATGAGGGCATCACTTTATATCCGCTCTATACAGAAAAGGCGGATTCAACGGAAAAAGTAGCTGAATTACCAGGATTTTTCCCTTTCACCCGAGGAACGTCCCCAACGGGATATCACGAAAAACCTTGGCTTGTCGTTCAACCTGTAAGCGGTATCACGGCTGAAGAAGCAAATGAAAAGATGAAGGCTTCATTCAAGCGCGGTCAAAATGTCGTGGCATACCCTGCACGATTGCTTGCCGAGGGCGCAAGGGCAGAAAAATTGTTTAAGGATATCCCATTAAAAGAAATCCCGGTTTTCATTGACCTTAAGGGGAAACAAAAAGGATTATTCCCTCAATTCAAAGCTGTTGCCGAAGCACAAAATACCCAATTGACAGGCGTTATTGCTGAAGATCCCATTGCAGAATGGCTCATTTGCGGTCAGCTGCCAGAAGATACGGATAACTATTTTGCAGACTGGCTGAAGACGATCCAAGACTATCAGAATGTAGGCAGGGATTTAAAAACAGTTTTGATTAATACGGCAGTCTACCATAATGGAGGAGCTAATGCCGTACAAGAAATAGCTTACGGATTATCGGCTGCTGTCCAATATCTATTGGAAGGTCAAAAACAAGGGCTTTCTATTGCTTCGGTTTCCGAAAAAATAGTATTCTCTTTTGCTTTGGATTCAAATTACTTCATGTCCATCGCTAAACTGCGGGCTGCCAGAAGGCTTTGGGCAGGACTTGCAGAAGCTTTCGATACTGCATCGGACCATTTTAAAATGGCGATACATGCCGTTACTTCCGAGTTGACAGAAACGCTTTATGATCAGCATGTCAATATTCTTAGAACCACAAATCAAGCTTTCGCTGCAGCTATTGGAGGCATTCAATATCTTCAAATTCATCCATTCACACACGCAACTGGTGAAACCGATGATTTTTCAGAAAGAATTGCCCGTAACACTCACTTGATTTTAAAAGAAGAAACAAATATCACAACAGTGGCCGATCCTGCTGGCGGTTCATGGTATGTTGAGCAATTAACGGATGAATTGGCTGAAAAGGTTTGGGCGAAATTCCTTGAAATCGATGCAGTTGGAGGGATTCTTGAGCTAATTAAACAAGGCACGCTTCAGAAAGAAATAGCTGAAGTTTACCAAGGCAAAGTCCAAAATGCGGCCTTCAGAAAAGAAAGCATCATCGGAACCAATGTCTATCCGAATCCCGCTGATAAGATTAAAACCCCGACACGGAATATCCATGTGTCATATATGAAAGTGGAGAAGCCGGTTGGCATTACCCCGCTTGACTTGGATCGGGTATCCATTCAGTTCGAACAGATAAGGCTACGCAGTGAAAAGTATAAAGAATTATGTGGAACGGCTCCAACTATTGGTTTGATTAATTTGAAAAATCTCAAATCCTATAAACCTCGTGCAGATTTCGTAAAAAGTCTTGCTGCAGCAGGTGGTATTGAAACAATCGGCAGTAAGGGGTGTCAAACCGTTGAGGAAGCAGTCGATTATGTAGCTGCGACCAAGCTCCCTATCTATTGTGTTTGCGGCAGTGATGCGGACTACTCGGAATTAGCGCCATTAACCATTAAAGAAATTAAAAAGCAATTCCCTGAAATCACTATTTATAGTGCCGGTAAGCAACAAGAAGAATTGGAGATTACACTAAGTGAAGCCGGAGTCAAAGATTTTATCCATGTTAAAACGAATGCAATAGCCATTTTATCGGAATTATTGCAGAAGCTAGGGGTGAACTGA
- a CDS encoding alpha-ketoacid dehydrogenase subunit beta: MPVISYIDAVTMAMREEMERDSRVFVLGEDVGKKGGVFKATNGLYDQFGEARVIDTPLAESAIAGVGIGAAMYGLRPIAEMQFADFIMPAINQIVSEAAKIRYRSNNDWSCPMVIRAPYGGGIHGALYHSQSVEAIFANQPGLKIVMPSTPYDVKGLLKAAIRDEDPVLFFEHKRAYRLIKGEVPTEDYVLPIGKAEVKREGEDITVISYGLCVHFALQAAEKLAADGISAHVLDLRTVYPLDKDAIIEAASKTGKVLLVTEDNKEGSIMSEVAAIIAEHCLFDLDAPVKRLAGPDVPAMPYAPTMEKQFMVNPDKVEKAMRELAEY, encoded by the coding sequence ATGCCAGTGATTTCTTATATAGATGCCGTGACAATGGCAATGAGGGAAGAGATGGAACGTGATTCCCGTGTGTTCGTATTGGGAGAGGATGTAGGAAAAAAAGGTGGGGTCTTTAAAGCCACTAATGGTTTATACGACCAATTCGGTGAAGCCAGGGTCATCGATACCCCGCTCGCTGAATCTGCAATTGCAGGAGTGGGAATTGGAGCCGCCATGTATGGGCTTCGGCCGATAGCTGAGATGCAATTTGCTGATTTCATCATGCCTGCCATTAACCAAATAGTTTCAGAGGCAGCCAAAATTAGATACCGTTCTAATAATGACTGGAGCTGTCCTATGGTTATCCGTGCTCCGTATGGAGGAGGGATTCATGGAGCCCTTTATCATTCACAATCGGTTGAAGCAATCTTTGCCAATCAGCCGGGCTTGAAAATTGTGATGCCTTCCACTCCGTATGATGTAAAGGGGTTGCTTAAAGCCGCCATTCGCGATGAAGACCCAGTACTTTTCTTTGAACATAAACGCGCTTACCGCTTGATCAAGGGTGAGGTACCGACTGAAGATTATGTACTTCCCATCGGTAAGGCGGAAGTGAAAAGGGAAGGGGAAGACATTACTGTCATCTCCTATGGCCTTTGTGTGCATTTTGCCCTTCAGGCAGCAGAAAAGTTAGCTGCAGATGGAATTTCTGCACATGTTCTTGACTTGCGTACGGTCTACCCTTTGGATAAGGATGCTATCATAGAAGCAGCTTCTAAAACGGGGAAAGTATTACTGGTTACGGAAGATAATAAAGAAGGAAGCATCATGAGTGAGGTCGCAGCCATCATTGCCGAGCATTGCCTTTTTGATTTGGATGCCCCTGTAAAACGATTGGCCGGACCTGATGTACCTGCCATGCCATATGCGCCTACGATGGAAAAACAATTTATGGTGAATCCTGATAAAGTGGAAAAAGCAATGAGGGAATTGGCCGAGTATTAA
- the lpdA gene encoding dihydrolipoyl dehydrogenase — protein MAEEFDLVILGGGTGGYVAAIRAAQLGLKTAVVEKGKLGGTCLHKGCIPSKALLRSAEVYQTAVKSEEFGIVTGDVKVDFLKVQERKNKVVDQLYKGVQHLMKQGKITVYEGLGRILGPSIFSPMPGTISVEMNNGSENEMLIPQNVIIATGSRPKTLPGLAIDGELVLTSDEALKLESLPKSMIIVGGGVIGIEWASMLNDFGVEVTVLEYADRIIPTEDHDISSEMLRLLTKKGVKFVTGAKVLPETLKTDVSVSISAEVKGSVEGFTAEKMLVSVGRSANVEGIGIENTEIMKEKGFIETNAFFQTKESHIYAIGDCIGGLQLAHVASHEGITAVEHIAGQKPERLDYSLISKCVYSSPEAASVGLTEEQANKEGYDLKIGKFPFRAVGKALVFGEADGFVKIIADKRTDDILGVHMIGPHVTDMISEAGLAKVLDATPWEIGKTIHPHPSLSEAIGEAALAVDGRAIHS, from the coding sequence TTGGCTGAAGAATTTGACCTCGTTATCCTCGGAGGAGGAACAGGTGGGTATGTGGCGGCAATAAGGGCTGCTCAATTAGGATTGAAAACGGCTGTCGTGGAGAAAGGCAAGCTCGGCGGAACGTGTCTACATAAAGGTTGTATCCCTTCGAAAGCACTTTTAAGGAGTGCGGAAGTTTATCAGACTGCAGTGAAAAGTGAGGAATTCGGTATTGTTACCGGGGATGTAAAGGTAGACTTCCTTAAGGTGCAGGAAAGAAAGAATAAAGTGGTCGATCAACTCTATAAAGGTGTTCAGCACTTGATGAAACAAGGAAAGATAACGGTTTATGAAGGGTTAGGGCGTATACTTGGTCCTTCTATATTTTCACCGATGCCTGGGACAATTTCCGTGGAAATGAATAATGGCAGTGAAAATGAAATGCTCATTCCTCAGAATGTCATCATTGCTACCGGTTCGCGTCCGAAGACACTGCCCGGTTTAGCGATTGATGGGGAATTGGTGCTTACATCGGATGAAGCTCTAAAGCTTGAGAGCCTGCCAAAATCTATGATTATTGTAGGCGGCGGTGTTATCGGCATTGAATGGGCTTCGATGCTCAATGATTTTGGTGTGGAAGTGACAGTACTGGAATATGCAGATAGAATCATCCCGACTGAGGACCATGATATTTCCAGTGAAATGCTTCGTCTCCTAACGAAAAAAGGAGTCAAATTCGTTACGGGTGCGAAGGTATTGCCTGAAACCCTGAAAACGGATGTTTCAGTTTCCATATCTGCAGAAGTCAAAGGTTCGGTAGAGGGATTCACAGCTGAAAAAATGCTGGTTTCCGTAGGCAGATCAGCAAATGTTGAAGGGATCGGCATTGAAAATACGGAAATTATGAAAGAAAAAGGCTTTATTGAAACCAATGCCTTCTTCCAAACGAAGGAATCACATATCTATGCAATCGGTGATTGTATTGGCGGTCTCCAATTGGCTCACGTTGCCTCTCATGAAGGCATTACGGCCGTTGAACATATCGCAGGCCAAAAACCGGAACGGCTGGATTATTCGCTCATTTCAAAATGTGTGTATTCAAGCCCTGAAGCCGCAAGTGTCGGTTTGACGGAAGAACAGGCAAACAAGGAAGGCTATGACCTTAAAATTGGGAAATTCCCATTCCGTGCAGTTGGTAAGGCCCTTGTATTCGGGGAAGCGGATGGCTTTGTCAAAATCATCGCCGATAAGAGAACGGATGATATACTGGGCGTTCATATGATCGGACCACATGTTACGGATATGATTTCAGAAGCCGGACTTGCAAAAGTGCTTGATGCGACACCTTGGGAAATAGGCAAGACAATTCATCCGCACCCAAGTCTTTCTGAAGCAATCGGAGAGGCGGCCCTTGCTGTCGATGGACGTGCCATTCATTCATAA
- a CDS encoding dihydrolipoamide acetyltransferase family protein, with amino-acid sequence MAMELMKMPQLGESVTEGTISKWLVKPGDHVTKYDPLAEVMTDKVNAEVPSSFTGIIKELKADENQTLAVGEVICSIEVEAAKTDNGNAGQVSHSEENADAPVTRDVQQASAEPSRKARYSPAVLKLSQEHGIDLSKVKGTGNEGRITRKDLLKLVESGNLPKAEEPSAITDSAPVEIAPQVNRQTSPVTNVPTVAGDKEIPVTGIRKAIASNMLKSKHEIPHAWTMVEVDASNMVKLRDNLKSEFKQKEGYNLTYFAFFVKAVAQALTEFPELNSMWAGEKIIQKKEINISIAVATEDALFVPVIKNADEKSIKGIAREIQELASKVKAGKLKAEDMQGGTFTVNNTGSFGSVQSMGIINYPQAAILQVETIVKRPVVINDMIAVRDMVNLCLSLDHRVLDGLVCGRFLARVKEIIEKISKDNTSIY; translated from the coding sequence ATGGCTATGGAATTAATGAAGATGCCTCAACTAGGCGAAAGTGTCACAGAGGGAACCATCAGTAAATGGCTTGTGAAGCCTGGGGATCATGTCACGAAATACGACCCGCTAGCTGAAGTGATGACGGATAAAGTAAATGCTGAGGTTCCTTCTTCCTTCACCGGCATCATCAAGGAATTGAAAGCGGATGAGAATCAAACATTGGCAGTCGGGGAAGTCATTTGCTCGATTGAAGTTGAAGCGGCAAAGACGGATAACGGAAATGCTGGGCAAGTTTCTCATAGTGAGGAAAATGCTGATGCACCTGTTACAAGAGATGTGCAGCAAGCGTCGGCAGAACCATCAAGGAAAGCTCGCTATTCGCCAGCTGTGTTAAAACTTTCCCAGGAGCATGGGATAGATCTTTCAAAAGTTAAAGGAACGGGGAATGAGGGACGGATCACCCGTAAAGATTTACTGAAACTTGTTGAATCAGGGAATCTTCCTAAGGCGGAGGAGCCTTCCGCAATAACCGATTCGGCTCCTGTAGAGATCGCCCCTCAAGTTAATCGTCAAACCAGTCCAGTAACAAACGTGCCGACTGTGGCTGGGGACAAGGAAATACCTGTTACCGGCATCCGTAAGGCAATTGCGTCCAATATGTTGAAAAGTAAGCACGAAATTCCGCATGCTTGGACTATGGTGGAAGTTGATGCAAGCAATATGGTGAAGTTGCGTGATAATCTTAAATCCGAGTTTAAACAAAAAGAAGGCTATAATTTAACGTACTTTGCCTTTTTCGTAAAAGCGGTTGCTCAAGCCCTTACGGAATTTCCAGAGCTCAATTCGATGTGGGCAGGCGAAAAAATCATACAAAAGAAAGAAATCAATATATCAATAGCCGTTGCAACCGAAGATGCCTTATTTGTACCGGTCATTAAAAATGCCGATGAAAAATCAATCAAAGGTATAGCAAGGGAGATACAGGAACTTGCATCCAAAGTAAAGGCGGGTAAGTTAAAAGCAGAGGATATGCAAGGTGGTACGTTCACTGTTAATAACACTGGCTCATTCGGTTCTGTCCAGTCCATGGGAATCATCAATTATCCACAGGCGGCCATTTTACAAGTTGAAACGATTGTAAAACGCCCAGTGGTCATAAATGATATGATTGCAGTACGAGATATGGTGAATCTCTGTTTATCACTTGATCATCGTGTTTTGGACGGTCTGGTATGCGGACGATTCCTTGCAAGGGTTAAAGAAATCATCGAAAAGATTTCCAAAGACAACACTTCCATATACTAA
- a CDS encoding thiamine pyrophosphate-dependent dehydrogenase E1 component subunit alpha, whose amino-acid sequence MVEKRHEQLGLNEETVLDMYRTMLLSRRIDERMWLLNRSGKIPFVISCQGQEAAQVGAAFALDRQKDYVLPYYRDVGVVLTFGMTAKDLMLSGFAKEEDPNSGGRQMPGHFGQKKNRIVTGSSPVTTQVPHAVGIALAGKMEGKDLVTFVTFGEGSSNQGDFHEGANFAGVHKLPVIFMCENNKYAISVPIEKQLSCENVSDRAIGYGMPGITVDGNDPLEVYAAVKEAADRARRGEGPTLVETVSYRLTPHSSDDDDRSYRTADEVAEAKTKDSIMTFGAYLKEVGIMDDNLEKQMNDEVMKIVNEATDYAENAPYPKAESAMNHVYAQK is encoded by the coding sequence ATGGTAGAAAAACGTCATGAACAATTAGGCTTAAATGAGGAAACGGTTTTAGATATGTACCGGACAATGCTTTTGTCCCGCAGAATTGATGAGCGCATGTGGCTTTTAAACCGATCCGGGAAAATTCCCTTCGTGATTTCCTGCCAGGGGCAAGAAGCTGCACAGGTTGGGGCTGCGTTTGCGCTTGATCGGCAAAAGGATTATGTACTGCCTTATTATCGGGATGTCGGTGTGGTACTGACCTTCGGAATGACCGCAAAAGACTTGATGCTTTCAGGTTTCGCGAAAGAGGAAGATCCCAATTCCGGCGGGCGCCAAATGCCTGGTCATTTTGGTCAAAAGAAAAATAGGATCGTCACAGGTTCATCGCCTGTAACGACACAGGTCCCGCATGCTGTTGGAATTGCCCTTGCAGGGAAGATGGAAGGTAAGGATTTGGTGACATTCGTAACGTTTGGGGAAGGTTCATCCAATCAGGGCGATTTTCATGAAGGGGCCAACTTTGCAGGTGTGCACAAGCTACCGGTCATTTTCATGTGTGAAAATAATAAATATGCGATTTCAGTTCCTATTGAGAAACAGCTATCGTGTGAAAATGTTTCCGACAGGGCGATTGGCTATGGGATGCCTGGAATAACGGTGGATGGCAATGATCCATTGGAAGTGTATGCAGCGGTGAAAGAAGCGGCTGACCGTGCACGAAGGGGAGAAGGCCCTACACTTGTAGAAACCGTTTCATACAGGCTTACACCTCATTCAAGTGATGATGATGACCGAAGCTACCGGACTGCGGACGAAGTGGCCGAAGCCAAAACGAAGGATTCGATAATGACATTTGGAGCGTATTTAAAAGAAGTGGGAATCATGGATGATAACCTTGAGAAACAAATGAATGATGAAGTCATGAAGATAGTAAACGAAGCAACAGATTATGCTGAAAATGCTCCATATCCGAAGGCTGAAAGTGCTATGAATCATGTGTATGCACAAAAGTAA
- the bcd gene encoding branched-chain amino acid dehydrogenase, with translation MEIFKYLEKYDYEQLLFCQDKQSGLKAIIAIHDTTLGPALGGTRMWTYATEEDAIEDALRLSRGMTYKNAAAGLNLGGGKTVIIGDPRKDKNEEMFRAFGRYIQGLNGRYITAEDVGTTVEDMDLIHEETDFVTGISPAFGSSGNPSPVTAYGVYRGMKAAAKEAFGTDSLEGKVVAVQGVGNVSYNLCRHLHEEGAQLIVTDINKESVARAVESFGATAVNPDEIYGVDCDIYAPCALGAVINDHTINQIKAKVIAGAANNQLKEPVHGDQIHEKGIIYAPDYVINAGGVINVADELLGYNRERALKKVETVYDTIERVIEIAKRDQIPTYKAADRMAEERIARMRNSRSQFLQNEKHILNGRK, from the coding sequence ATGGAAATTTTTAAATATCTTGAGAAGTATGATTACGAGCAATTGTTATTCTGTCAGGATAAACAATCTGGTTTGAAAGCGATTATTGCCATTCATGATACGACATTAGGGCCTGCGCTTGGAGGCACTAGGATGTGGACGTATGCAACTGAAGAAGATGCCATTGAAGATGCCTTAAGGCTTTCAAGAGGAATGACATATAAGAACGCAGCTGCCGGCTTGAATTTAGGCGGGGGAAAAACCGTCATCATCGGCGATCCCCGTAAGGATAAAAATGAAGAAATGTTTCGTGCATTCGGAAGGTATATCCAAGGACTGAATGGGCGTTATATAACAGCGGAAGATGTAGGTACAACGGTTGAGGATATGGATCTCATTCATGAGGAGACGGATTTTGTCACTGGAATTTCCCCTGCATTCGGTTCTTCGGGAAATCCTTCCCCTGTAACTGCCTATGGGGTATATCGCGGTATGAAAGCTGCTGCAAAAGAAGCATTCGGAACTGATTCCTTAGAAGGCAAGGTGGTTGCAGTCCAAGGCGTCGGGAATGTTTCTTATAACTTATGCCGCCACCTTCATGAGGAAGGCGCCCAGCTGATCGTTACGGATATCAATAAAGAAAGTGTGGCCCGTGCGGTTGAATCCTTTGGGGCGACTGCAGTTAATCCTGATGAAATTTATGGAGTAGACTGTGATATCTATGCACCTTGTGCGTTAGGGGCTGTCATAAATGATCATACAATCAATCAAATCAAGGCGAAGGTCATTGCAGGTGCGGCCAATAATCAATTGAAGGAACCTGTTCATGGCGATCAAATTCATGAAAAAGGTATTATATATGCACCTGATTATGTAATTAATGCAGGTGGAGTCATAAACGTGGCCGATGAGCTTTTAGGATATAATCGGGAAAGAGCCCTTAAGAAAGTGGAAACGGTTTATGATACAATTGAAAGAGTCATCGAGATTGCAAAACGCGATCAAATCCCAACATATAAAGCAGCGGATAGGATGGCAGAGGAGCGAATTGCTCGCATGAGGAATTCAAGGAGCCAATTCTTGCAAAATGAAAAACATATCTTGAATGGAAGAAAATGA